A genome region from Diorhabda carinulata isolate Delta chromosome 2, icDioCari1.1, whole genome shotgun sequence includes the following:
- the LOC130903473 gene encoding RING finger and CHY zinc finger domain-containing protein 1-like isoform X1: MDSMSTPRAEGPPTETEKPVGCCHYKRKSKLLAPCCNKVYTCRFCHDESENHQINRKEITELVCALCNTRQNVQSNCINCGVLFGKYACLECNLFDDDEKRQFHCKGCGFCRIGGADRFFHCNKCNMCLPIKLKQGHKCVENVSRSNCPICFEDIHTSRIACHIPPCGHLLHGPCYEELLGNGLYACPICQTSLMDMQRLWKHYDMEIANTPMPPEYRNYYVEILCKDCHKESIVKFHVVGFKCAHCCSYNTCRNKGPVILRGCFRTGIRYFALFCNLLISMTRKIFTAIPYLFLIYDTEQAAPIGNSNEEIRESDVENLVENPE; the protein is encoded by the exons ATGGATTCAATGTCTACGCCAAGAGCAGAAGGACCTCCAACAGAAACTGAAAAACCAGTTGGATGTTGTCattacaaaagaaaatcaaaactaTTG gcgCCTTGTTGTAATAAAGTATACACCTGTAGATTTTGTCATGATGAAAGTGAAAATCACCAGATTAATAGAAAAGAAATAACAGAACTGGTATGTGCTTTATGTAATACTAGACAAAATGTTCAAAGTAACTGTATAAATTGTGGGGTGCTTTTTGGAAAG TATGCATGTTTagaatgtaatttatttgatgatgatgaaaaacGGCAGTTTCACTGTAAAGGATGTGGTTTCTGCAGAATTGGAGGTGCTGATAGATTCTTTCACTGCAACAAATGTAATATGTGTCTTCCCATTAAATTGAAACAAGGACACAAg TGTGTAGAAAATGTTTCGAGATCTAATTGTCCGATATGTTTTGAAGACATCCACACATCTAGAATAGCTTGCCATATACCCCCTTGCGGTCATCTTTTACATGGACCGTGTTATGAAGAACTTCTAGGTAATGGACTATACGCTTGCCCTATTTGCCAAACTTCTTTGATGGATATGCAGAGACTTTGGAAGCATTACGATATGGAAATAGCAAATACTCCAATGCCTCCagaatatagaaattattatgtGGAAATACTTTGCAAAGATTGTCATAAA GAAAgtattgtaaaatttcatgtagTAGGTTTCAAGTGTGCTCATTGCTGTTCTTATAATACCTGTAGGAACAAAGGACCTGTAATTTTGAGAG GCTGCTTCAGGACAGGTATTAGATATTTCGCTTTATTTTGCAACCTTTTGATTTCTATGACCAGAAAAATTTTTACAGCCATTCCCTATTTGTTCTTAATATATG
- the LOC130903473 gene encoding RING finger and CHY zinc finger domain-containing protein 1-like isoform X2, which yields MDSMSTPRAEGPPTETEKPVGCCHYKRKSKLLAPCCNKVYTCRFCHDESENHQINRKEITELVCALCNTRQNVQSNCINCGVLFGKYACLECNLFDDDEKRQFHCKGCGFCRIGGADRFFHCNKCNMCLPIKLKQGHKCVENVSRSNCPICFEDIHTSRIACHIPPCGHLLHGPCYEELLGNGLYACPICQTSLMDMQRLWKHYDMEIANTPMPPEYRNYYVEILCKDCHKESIVKFHVVGFKCAHCCSYNTCRNKGPVILRDTEQAAPIGNSNEEIRESDVENLVENPE from the exons ATGGATTCAATGTCTACGCCAAGAGCAGAAGGACCTCCAACAGAAACTGAAAAACCAGTTGGATGTTGTCattacaaaagaaaatcaaaactaTTG gcgCCTTGTTGTAATAAAGTATACACCTGTAGATTTTGTCATGATGAAAGTGAAAATCACCAGATTAATAGAAAAGAAATAACAGAACTGGTATGTGCTTTATGTAATACTAGACAAAATGTTCAAAGTAACTGTATAAATTGTGGGGTGCTTTTTGGAAAG TATGCATGTTTagaatgtaatttatttgatgatgatgaaaaacGGCAGTTTCACTGTAAAGGATGTGGTTTCTGCAGAATTGGAGGTGCTGATAGATTCTTTCACTGCAACAAATGTAATATGTGTCTTCCCATTAAATTGAAACAAGGACACAAg TGTGTAGAAAATGTTTCGAGATCTAATTGTCCGATATGTTTTGAAGACATCCACACATCTAGAATAGCTTGCCATATACCCCCTTGCGGTCATCTTTTACATGGACCGTGTTATGAAGAACTTCTAGGTAATGGACTATACGCTTGCCCTATTTGCCAAACTTCTTTGATGGATATGCAGAGACTTTGGAAGCATTACGATATGGAAATAGCAAATACTCCAATGCCTCCagaatatagaaattattatgtGGAAATACTTTGCAAAGATTGTCATAAA GAAAgtattgtaaaatttcatgtagTAGGTTTCAAGTGTGCTCATTGCTGTTCTTATAATACCTGTAGGAACAAAGGACCTGTAATTTTGAGAG
- the LOC130890816 gene encoding RING finger and CHY zinc finger domain-containing protein 1-like isoform X2, whose translation MDSMSTPRAEGPPTETEKPVGCCHYKRKSKLLAPCCNKVYTCRFCHDESENHQINRKEITELVCALCNTRQNVQSNCINCGVLFGKYACLECNLFDDDEKRQFHCKGCGFCRIGGADRFFHCNKCNMCLPIKLKQGHKCVENVSRSNCPICFEDIHTSRIACHIPPCGHLLHGPCYEELLGNGLYACPICQTSLMDMQRLWKHYDMKIANTPMPPEYRNYYVEILCKDCHKESIVKFHVVGFKCAHCGSYNTCRNKGPVTLRGCFRTAIPYLFLIYDTEQAAPIGNSNEEIRESDVENLVENPE comes from the exons ATGGATTCAATGTCTACGCCAAGAGCAGAAGGACCTCCAACAGAAACTGAAAAACCAGTTGGATGTTGTCattacaaaagaaaatcaaaactaTTG gcgCCTTGTTGTAATAAAGTATACACCTGTAGATTTTGTCATGATGAAAGTGAAAATCACCAGATTAATAGAAAAGAAATAACAGAACTGGTATGTGCTTTATGTAATACTAGACAAAATGTTCAAAGTAACTGTATAAATTGTGGAGTGCTTTTTGGAAAG TATGCGTGTTTagaatgtaatttatttgatgatgatgaaaaacGGCAGTTTCACTGTAAAGGATGCGGTTTCTGCAGAATTGGAGGTGCTGATAGATTCTTTCACTGCAACAAATGTAATATGTGTCTTCCCATTAAATTGAAACAAGGACACAAg TGTGTAGAAAATGTTTCGAGATCTAATTGTCCGATATGTTTTGAAGACATCCACACATCTAGAATAGCTTGCCATATACCCCCTTGCGGTCATCTTTTACATGGACCGTGTTATGAAGAACTTCTAGGTAATGGACTATACGCTTGCCCTATTTGCCAAACTTCTTTGATGGATATGCAGAGACTTTGGAAGCATTACGATATGAAAATAGCAAATACTCCAATGCCTCCagaatatagaaattattatgtGGAAATACTTTGCAAAGATTGTCATAAA GAAAgtattgtaaaatttcatgtagTAGGTTTCAAGTGTGCTCATTGCGGTTCTTATAATACCTGTAGGAACAAAGGACCTGTAACTTTGAGAG GCTGCTTCAGGACAG CCATTCCCTATTTGTTCTTAATATACG ataCAGAACAAGCCGCACCTATTGGTAATTCTAATGAAGAAATTAGAGAATCGGATGTTgaaaatttagtagaaaatcCTGAATAA
- the LOC130890816 gene encoding RING finger and CHY zinc finger domain-containing protein 1-like isoform X3 has product MDSMSTPRAEGPPTETEKPVGCCHYKRKSKLLAPCCNKVYTCRFCHDESENHQINRKEITELVCALCNTRQNVQSNCINCGVLFGKYACLECNLFDDDEKRQFHCKGCGFCRIGGADRFFHCNKCNMCLPIKLKQGHKCVENVSRSNCPICFEDIHTSRIACHIPPCGHLLHGPCYEELLGNGLYACPICQTSLMDMQRLWKHYDMKIANTPMPPEYRNYYVEILCKDCHKESIVKFHVVGFKCAHCGSYNTCRNKGPVTLRDTEQAAPIGNSNEEIRESDVENLVENPE; this is encoded by the exons ATGGATTCAATGTCTACGCCAAGAGCAGAAGGACCTCCAACAGAAACTGAAAAACCAGTTGGATGTTGTCattacaaaagaaaatcaaaactaTTG gcgCCTTGTTGTAATAAAGTATACACCTGTAGATTTTGTCATGATGAAAGTGAAAATCACCAGATTAATAGAAAAGAAATAACAGAACTGGTATGTGCTTTATGTAATACTAGACAAAATGTTCAAAGTAACTGTATAAATTGTGGAGTGCTTTTTGGAAAG TATGCGTGTTTagaatgtaatttatttgatgatgatgaaaaacGGCAGTTTCACTGTAAAGGATGCGGTTTCTGCAGAATTGGAGGTGCTGATAGATTCTTTCACTGCAACAAATGTAATATGTGTCTTCCCATTAAATTGAAACAAGGACACAAg TGTGTAGAAAATGTTTCGAGATCTAATTGTCCGATATGTTTTGAAGACATCCACACATCTAGAATAGCTTGCCATATACCCCCTTGCGGTCATCTTTTACATGGACCGTGTTATGAAGAACTTCTAGGTAATGGACTATACGCTTGCCCTATTTGCCAAACTTCTTTGATGGATATGCAGAGACTTTGGAAGCATTACGATATGAAAATAGCAAATACTCCAATGCCTCCagaatatagaaattattatgtGGAAATACTTTGCAAAGATTGTCATAAA GAAAgtattgtaaaatttcatgtagTAGGTTTCAAGTGTGCTCATTGCGGTTCTTATAATACCTGTAGGAACAAAGGACCTGTAACTTTGAGAG ataCAGAACAAGCCGCACCTATTGGTAATTCTAATGAAGAAATTAGAGAATCGGATGTTgaaaatttagtagaaaatcCTGAATAA
- the LOC130890816 gene encoding RING finger and CHY zinc finger domain-containing protein 1-like isoform X1, translating to MDSMSTPRAEGPPTETEKPVGCCHYKRKSKLLAPCCNKVYTCRFCHDESENHQINRKEITELVCALCNTRQNVQSNCINCGVLFGKYACLECNLFDDDEKRQFHCKGCGFCRIGGADRFFHCNKCNMCLPIKLKQGHKCVENVSRSNCPICFEDIHTSRIACHIPPCGHLLHGPCYEELLGNGLYACPICQTSLMDMQRLWKHYDMKIANTPMPPEYRNYYVEILCKDCHKESIVKFHVVGFKCAHCGSYNTCRNKGPVTLRGCFRTGIRYFALFCNLLISMTRKIFTAIPYLFLIYDTEQAAPIGNSNEEIRESDVENLVENPE from the exons ATGGATTCAATGTCTACGCCAAGAGCAGAAGGACCTCCAACAGAAACTGAAAAACCAGTTGGATGTTGTCattacaaaagaaaatcaaaactaTTG gcgCCTTGTTGTAATAAAGTATACACCTGTAGATTTTGTCATGATGAAAGTGAAAATCACCAGATTAATAGAAAAGAAATAACAGAACTGGTATGTGCTTTATGTAATACTAGACAAAATGTTCAAAGTAACTGTATAAATTGTGGAGTGCTTTTTGGAAAG TATGCGTGTTTagaatgtaatttatttgatgatgatgaaaaacGGCAGTTTCACTGTAAAGGATGCGGTTTCTGCAGAATTGGAGGTGCTGATAGATTCTTTCACTGCAACAAATGTAATATGTGTCTTCCCATTAAATTGAAACAAGGACACAAg TGTGTAGAAAATGTTTCGAGATCTAATTGTCCGATATGTTTTGAAGACATCCACACATCTAGAATAGCTTGCCATATACCCCCTTGCGGTCATCTTTTACATGGACCGTGTTATGAAGAACTTCTAGGTAATGGACTATACGCTTGCCCTATTTGCCAAACTTCTTTGATGGATATGCAGAGACTTTGGAAGCATTACGATATGAAAATAGCAAATACTCCAATGCCTCCagaatatagaaattattatgtGGAAATACTTTGCAAAGATTGTCATAAA GAAAgtattgtaaaatttcatgtagTAGGTTTCAAGTGTGCTCATTGCGGTTCTTATAATACCTGTAGGAACAAAGGACCTGTAACTTTGAGAG GCTGCTTCAGGACAGGTATTAGATATTTCGCTTTATTTTGCAACCTTTTGATTTCTATGACCAGAAAAATTTTTACAGCCATTCCCTATTTGTTCTTAATATACG ataCAGAACAAGCCGCACCTATTGGTAATTCTAATGAAGAAATTAGAGAATCGGATGTTgaaaatttagtagaaaatcCTGAATAA
- the LOC130890818 gene encoding DNA primase large subunit-like translates to MNLNTYRISPVTTCSFLKIEEICKERIQLYAIFEQAKILELEDGTEPWSNFIISNIKHLKLNTYHTLLGYKLHQGLLKSKRIDNTAHWIVGLSYCRTKELQKLFVNWELQWFHLLYINTKKSDRQMFLLKNNLMCKELEYLERISFSDEIINGTDVTKSDYHSTVFYKTKYYEIPEIVAGRKAFLKGGVAVFSENYYICFIKNKLRHEFTMHLNFQNKVYPYLNDRYKYLVHCIPQYIPVLNFGSELDSLGLDNIDQFADHHFPLCMRNLHKTLRTNHHLKYDGRMQLGVFLFWLGLSFEDAMEFWKNEFVKKMPEDLFNRKHTYLFKHQYGLVGRKSPYPPSSCSNILLYTPLPNQHQGCPFKHWSKTTLLETIDQEVPCLKDIEDLVDQRQFQKACTTYFCRSKNVAHLSVENDIIKSPNQYVHESFLVRDILETIFDDDI, encoded by the exons atgaatttaaatactTATAGAATATCACCTGTAACCACGtgtagttttttgaaaatagaagaaatatgcAAAGAAAGAATTCAGTTATATGCGATATTTGAACAAGCTAAAATTTTAGAACTCGAGGATGGAACTGAACCATggtctaattttataatatcaaatataaagcATTTGAAATTAAACACTTATCATACTCTATTAGGTTATAAGTTACACCAGGGTTTGTTGAAATCTAAAAGGATAGATAATACTGCTCACTGGATTGTTGGTTTga gttattgtCGAACTAAGGAATTACAAAAACTTTTCGTAAATTGGGAGTTACAATGGTTTCATCTGTTATacattaacacaaaaaaatccGATAGGcaaatgtttttgttaaaaaataatttgatgtgtAAGGAATTGGAATATTTAGAGAGGATATCGTTTTCTGACGAAATTATTAACGGAACTGATGTTACTAAAAGCGATTATCACTCGACTGTGTTTTATAAAACGAAATATTATGAGATTCCAGAAATAGTTGCTGGTAGAAAAGCCTTTTTAAAAGGCGGAGTTGCcgttttttccgaaaattattatatctgttttataaaaaataaattgagacaCGAATTTACGATgcatttgaattttcaaaataaagtttatcCTTATTTGAACgatagatataaatatttagttcaTTGTATACCGCAGTACATTCCCGTCTTAAATTTTGGTAGTGAATTAGATAGTCTTGGTTTGGATAATATTGACCAGTTTGCCGATCACCATTTCCCCCTATGCATGAGAAATTTGCATAAAACTCTCAGAACTAAtcatcatttaaaatatgacgGTAGAATGCAACTAGGggtgtttttattttggttggGTCTTTCTTTTGAAGACGCAatggaattttggaaaaacgaatttgttaaaaaaatgccTGAAGATTTATTCAATCGAAAGcatacttatttatttaaacatcaATATGGGTTAGTAGGAAGGAAGAGTCCGTATCCCCCTTCGAGTTGCAGTAACATTCTTCTATATACCCCGTTGCCAAATCAACATCAAGGATGTCCTTTTAAACATTGGTCTAAAACAACTCTATTAGAAACTATAGATCAAGAAGTTCCATGTTTGAAAGACATTGAGGATCTGGTAGACCAACGACAGTTCCAGAAGGCTTGTACAACATATTTTTGTAGATCGAAAAACGTTGCTCATCTTAGCGTTGAAAATGATATTATAAAAAGCCCGAATCAGTATGTTCATGAAAGTTTTCTAGTTCGTGATATTTTAGAAACGATTTTTGATGATGATATTtag